The window CTTGGCGGGAATGACCCTGGGGCAAGGTTTGATGATTCTGGTCTCTTTCTACTTAATGTACTTGGCAATTGTCAAAAAGTACGAACCTTTATTGTTATTACCGATTGCTTTTGGGGCGTTACTGACGAATCTCCCATTGGCGGGCTTGATGGATGGGCCATCCGTGGTCAACGGGAAATTTCAGCCCGGGGGTTTACTCTACTATCTGTACCAGGGTGTTGAGCTTGGGATCTACCCGCCCCTTATCTTCCTTGGGATTGGGGCGATGACCGATTTTGGTCCTTTACTCGCCAACCCCAAGAGTATTCTGTTGGGCGCTGCTGCCCAGTTGGGGATCTTTGCCGCTTTGCTCGGGGCGATCATTTTGGGCTTTGACCTGAAAGCGGCGGCCTCGATCGGGATTATCGGGGGAGCGGACGGACCGACGGCGATCTACCTGACCAGCCGGTTGAAGCCGGAATTGTTGGGGCCGATTGCCATCTCCGCCTATTCCTATATGGCTTTGATCCCCTTTATCCAACCGCCTTTAATGCGGTTGATAGTCCCGAAGAAAGAACGGCAGATTGTCATGGAACAGCTCCGTCCCGTTTCGCAGAAGGAGAAGATTCTCTTCCCGATTATTGTGACGGTTGCGGGCTCCTTATTGCTGCCGTCGGCAGCCCCTCTGCTTGGGGCCTTGATGTTCGGCAACCTCCTCCGGGTTTCCGGGGTGGCGGACCGCTTGGCCAAGACCGCGGAGAATGAGCTGATCAATATTGTCACCATTTTCCTGGGTTTATCGGTAGGGGCGAAGACCAGTGCCGACCAGTTTTTAACCGCCCAAACCATTGGCATTCTCCTTTTAGGATTAGCGGCGTTTACTTTTAGTACCATCGGCGGTTTGTTGTTTGGACGGCTTATGTGCAAACTGAGCGGCGGGAAAGTCAACCCGTTGATTGGTGCGGCTGGGGTTTCGGCCGTGCCGATGGCCGCCCGGGTGGTGCATAAGGTTGGGGCCGAGGAAAATCCCGGGAATTATCTGCTTATGCACGCCATGGGGCCGAATGTGGCCGGGGTGATCGGTTCGGCGGTGGCGGCGGGGATCCTGTTATCCCGTCTGGGTTAAACTGGCCCGGCTTTGATTTAGACCGCTTCCGTCTGTATCGGGAACCTGGTCTGATTCTAAAATTAAGAGGTGGAATATTCAATGGCACATAAAGTGGGAATCACCGAAACTATTTTCCGCGATGCTCACCAGTCCCTCTGGGCGACGCGGATGAAAACCGATGACATGATGAAAGTTGCGGCCGCCATTGATGAAATCGGCTTCCATTCGTTGGAGGCCTGGGGGGGCGCGACCTTTGATACTTGCCTTCGTTTCTTGAACGAAGATCCTTGGGTCCGGTTGAAGCTTTTACGCGGGACGATTCGGAAGACCCCCCTCCAGATGTTGCTGCGGGGGCAGAACCTGCTCGGTTACCGCCATTATCCCGATGATGTGGTCCGGGCCTTCTGCCTGAAGGCGAAGGAGAACGGGATTCAAATCTTCCGGATCTTTGACGCCTTGAACGATCCGCGGAACATGGAGACTGCGATTCGCGTCTGTAAAGAGACGGGGGCCCACGTTCAGGGGACGATCTGCTATACGATCAGTCCGGTTCATGATATCGACTCCTATGTGGCACTGGCTCTGAAACTGAAAGAGATGGGTTGCGACTCAATCTGTATTAAGGATATGGCCGGGCTGTTGATGCCTTATATCGCGGAGGAGCTTGTTAAACGGCTCAAGACCGAAGTGGGGCTTCCGGTTCAACTCCATTGCCACTACACCAGCGGGATGGCCTCGATGACCTACTTAAAGGCGATCGAGGCAGGGGCTGATGTGGTGGATACCGCCCTCTCCGCGTTGGCGATGGGGACCTCCCAACCGCCGACCGAATCGTTGGTGGCGGCGCTGCAGGGAACACCCTACGATACGGGTCTTGATTTGACGAAGATTGCCCCGATCAATCAGCACTTTAAAGAGCTGAGGGAGGAGTACAAGGCTTTGGAGTCGCCCCGCACCGTTGATACGGCGGTCCTCTCCTACCAGATTCCGGGCGGGATGATTTCCAATCTGGTGAACCAACTGAAGAGCCAAAATGCGCTGCACCGTTACGAAGAAGTGCTGGCCGAGGTACCGCGGACCCGGGCTGAACTGGGCTATCCGCCTTTGGTGACTCCCACCAGTCAGATGGTAGGTACCCAGGCGGTACTGAATGTACTGACCGGAAAACGCTACAGCGTGGTACCGAAGGAGATCAAAGACTATGTCCGGGGTTACTATGGGCGTCCTCCGGCACCGATTGATCCGGAAGTCAAAGCGCTGATCATTGGTGATGAAGAACCGATCACTTGCCGCCCGGCCGATCTGCTGGAACCGCGGCTGGAGGCCGCCCGCCAAGAGTTGGCGGAGAAAGGCTTCGGCCAGCTCAGCGAAGAAGATGTCCTCTCCTATATTCTCTTTCCCGAGGTGGCGTTGGGGTTTTTCCAACGCCGGGCGGGGCAATAAACCGGGTCGGACGAGAAATCCCTTGGGCCTACCCCTTGCAGGGGAGGCCCTTTTTTTGTAGAATTAATCATAAATGATTTGGTAGTAAAGACTACCATTGGAAGGGTGCCCTGGCGAAGCACAATCCGGGGAAGACGATGCCGGTGCACCGGTTACCGATGGTTGACCAGAAATAAGGAGCGATTAAGAATGAAAAAAGCCAACGCGATCCGTAGTGAGTTTATCCAGTTTTTTGTGGACCGGGGACACACCTTTGTCCGTAGTTCATCGCTACTTCCGATTGGCGATCCGACGCTGCTGTTTACCAACGCCGGGATGAACCAGTTTAAAGATGTTTTTCTCGGCACCGGGACCCGGCCCTATAAACGGGCGACCAACTCCCAGAAGGTCCTGCGGGTGAGCGGGAAACATAATGACCTGGATGAAGTGGGCCGCGATACCTACCACCATACTTTCTTTGAAATGCTCGGGAACTGGTCCTTTGGGGACTATTATAAAAGAGAAGCGATCCAGTGGGCCTGGGAACTGCTGACGGAGGTCTGGGGTCTGCCCATCGACCGCTTGTACGCCACCGTGCACCATACCGACGACGAAGCCGCCGCCCTGTGGCGCGAACTGACACCTTTGCCGGCCGAACGGATTATGCGTTTTGGTGATAAGGAAAATTTCTGGGAGATGGGTGAGACCGGCCCGTGCGGGCCCTGCTCGGAGATCCATTATGACCTGGGGCCGGAGGCCTGTGATAAGGGCCACGTGCCCGGACACCGGTGCGGAGTTAACGGCGGTTGCGGGCGTTACGTCGAGCTGTGGAATTTGGTGTTCATCCAGTACAACCGGAAAGCCGACGGGACACTGGAGGAATTGCCGGCGAAACACGTGGATACCGGCATGGGGTTTGAACGGATCGTTGCCATCTTACAAGGGAAAAAATCCAACTATGACACGGATCTGTTTACCCCGATCATCGAGGAGATCCTGACCTTGACCGGTGCCGGTTTGGAAAGGGAAGAGGAGCGGGTGGCGGTCCGGGTGGTGGCCGACCATATCCGTGCGTTGACCTTTGCCATCTCCGACGGGGTACTCCCGGCCAACGAAGGGCGGGGTTATGTCCTGCGCCGGATCCTGCGCCGGGCGGCCCGTTTTGCCCGGAATTTGGGGGCGAAGGAGCCCCTCCTCCACCGTTTGGTCCCGGTGGTGGTCCGCGAGATGGGCGAGGCTTACCCGGAAATAAAAGAGCAGGCCGAACATTGTTCCCGGGTGATCCTGGCCGAGGAGGAAGCCTTCGGCCGGACGTTGGACAAGGGTTTGGCGTTGTTTGCCGACCTCAGCCGGAACCTGCGGGCAGAAGGGAAAAAAATTATCCCCGGGGCTGAGGCCTTCAAACTCTATGATACATATGGATTTCCCCTGGATTTGACGGAATTAATGGCGGCGGAAGAAGGACTCGTGGTAGAACGGGACGAGTTTAACCGTTTGATGGAAGCCCAACGAGCGCGGGCGCGGGCGGGCAGCCAGTTCGGCGGCGACGAAACGAATGTTCATTGGGAGATTGTTTCGTCCGGCACCCATTCCCAGTTCGTTGGTTATGAGCAATTGCAAACAACCACCGAGTTAAGGATGATCGGGACCGATGATGAGTATTTCCGGCTGGTCTTTGCGGTGACCCCGTTTTATGCGGCCGGGGGCGGACAAGTGGGCGACACCGGACTGATCCGGGTGGAGGTGACCCCCGGTTCGTTCGTAGAGTTTCCGGTGGTCGACACCCAGCGGGAACAGGATAAGATCGTCCATTTGGTGGCAAAGAGGGCGGACTTCCCCCGCCGGGCGGTCAGCTACACCCTGCTGGTGGATGAAGCGAGGCGCAAAATGACGGCGGCCAACCATACTGCGACCCATCTGTTACAGGCCGCGCTCCGGCGTTTACTGGGAGCCCATGTCCAGCAGGCCGGTTCCTTGGTGGCCCCGGACCGGTTACGGTTTGACTTCAATCATTACCAACGGGTTGATGAGGACCAGCTGCGCCAGGTGGAAAGGGAAGTGAACCAGCAGATCTTTGCTGCCTTGCCGGTCCGGGCCGAAGAGACCGACTACCAGACGGCTCTGAACCGGGGAGCCCTGGCGTTCTTTGGCGAAAAATACGGGGACCGGGTGCGAACGCTGGCGGTGGGCGACTACAGTTTTGAACTCTGCGGCGGGACCCATGTGCGTAATACCGCCGAGATCATGGCTTTCCGGATCATAACGGAAGGCAGTGTGGCCACGGGGGTGCGCCGGATCGAAGCGGTTACCGGCTGGGGTGCTCTGCAGATGGCTGCGGAAGAGCGGGAGCTGCTCAAGGAGCTCTCCGCCCTCCTGCAGACCGAACCGGCCCAGCTAACCGAGAAAGTCCGTGCCTTGCTGGCGACGGAGGCCAAATTGAAGAAGGATCTGGACGCGATCGCCCGGAAAGCCGCCTTGGCGGAAGGGGAGGAGCTCTTTGCGGCGGTCCAGGAGATTGGCGGCCACTATTATCTGGTGGCGAAGATGACGACGGCGTCGATGGACCTCATGCGGGAGACTGTTGACCGGTTTAAGGACAAGTACCGTTCCGGCGTGATCCTGCTGGGTGCCGCCCAGGATGATAAGGTCAACTTTGTCGCCGGGGTAACCAAGGATTTAACGGCGAAGCTTCAGGCCGGGAACTTGGTCAAGCAGGTGGCGGCCATTACCGGCGGCGGCGGGGGCGGTCGACCGGAACTGGCCCAGGCCGGCGGCAAGAATGTGGACAAATTGGACGAGGCGCTGCGCGAGGGAGAACGCTTGATCCGGACGGGCTTGGAAGGGTAACCTAGGCGGCGTGGAAAGCAGGGCATTCCGGCGTTGCCCGATCTAC of the Capillibacterium thermochitinicola genome contains:
- a CDS encoding sodium ion-translocating decarboxylase subunit beta, giving the protein MLKNLEALLMTSGLAGMTLGQGLMILVSFYLMYLAIVKKYEPLLLLPIAFGALLTNLPLAGLMDGPSVVNGKFQPGGLLYYLYQGVELGIYPPLIFLGIGAMTDFGPLLANPKSILLGAAAQLGIFAALLGAIILGFDLKAAASIGIIGGADGPTAIYLTSRLKPELLGPIAISAYSYMALIPFIQPPLMRLIVPKKERQIVMEQLRPVSQKEKILFPIIVTVAGSLLLPSAAPLLGALMFGNLLRVSGVADRLAKTAENELINIVTIFLGLSVGAKTSADQFLTAQTIGILLLGLAAFTFSTIGGLLFGRLMCKLSGGKVNPLIGAAGVSAVPMAARVVHKVGAEENPGNYLLMHAMGPNVAGVIGSAVAAGILLSRLG
- a CDS encoding pyruvate/oxaloacetate carboxyltransferase; this encodes MAHKVGITETIFRDAHQSLWATRMKTDDMMKVAAAIDEIGFHSLEAWGGATFDTCLRFLNEDPWVRLKLLRGTIRKTPLQMLLRGQNLLGYRHYPDDVVRAFCLKAKENGIQIFRIFDALNDPRNMETAIRVCKETGAHVQGTICYTISPVHDIDSYVALALKLKEMGCDSICIKDMAGLLMPYIAEELVKRLKTEVGLPVQLHCHYTSGMASMTYLKAIEAGADVVDTALSALAMGTSQPPTESLVAALQGTPYDTGLDLTKIAPINQHFKELREEYKALESPRTVDTAVLSYQIPGGMISNLVNQLKSQNALHRYEEVLAEVPRTRAELGYPPLVTPTSQMVGTQAVLNVLTGKRYSVVPKEIKDYVRGYYGRPPAPIDPEVKALIIGDEEPITCRPADLLEPRLEAARQELAEKGFGQLSEEDVLSYILFPEVALGFFQRRAGQ
- the alaS gene encoding alanine--tRNA ligase, with protein sequence MKKANAIRSEFIQFFVDRGHTFVRSSSLLPIGDPTLLFTNAGMNQFKDVFLGTGTRPYKRATNSQKVLRVSGKHNDLDEVGRDTYHHTFFEMLGNWSFGDYYKREAIQWAWELLTEVWGLPIDRLYATVHHTDDEAAALWRELTPLPAERIMRFGDKENFWEMGETGPCGPCSEIHYDLGPEACDKGHVPGHRCGVNGGCGRYVELWNLVFIQYNRKADGTLEELPAKHVDTGMGFERIVAILQGKKSNYDTDLFTPIIEEILTLTGAGLEREEERVAVRVVADHIRALTFAISDGVLPANEGRGYVLRRILRRAARFARNLGAKEPLLHRLVPVVVREMGEAYPEIKEQAEHCSRVILAEEEAFGRTLDKGLALFADLSRNLRAEGKKIIPGAEAFKLYDTYGFPLDLTELMAAEEGLVVERDEFNRLMEAQRARARAGSQFGGDETNVHWEIVSSGTHSQFVGYEQLQTTTELRMIGTDDEYFRLVFAVTPFYAAGGGQVGDTGLIRVEVTPGSFVEFPVVDTQREQDKIVHLVAKRADFPRRAVSYTLLVDEARRKMTAANHTATHLLQAALRRLLGAHVQQAGSLVAPDRLRFDFNHYQRVDEDQLRQVEREVNQQIFAALPVRAEETDYQTALNRGALAFFGEKYGDRVRTLAVGDYSFELCGGTHVRNTAEIMAFRIITEGSVATGVRRIEAVTGWGALQMAAEERELLKELSALLQTEPAQLTEKVRALLATEAKLKKDLDAIARKAALAEGEELFAAVQEIGGHYYLVAKMTTASMDLMRETVDRFKDKYRSGVILLGAAQDDKVNFVAGVTKDLTAKLQAGNLVKQVAAITGGGGGGRPELAQAGGKNVDKLDEALREGERLIRTGLEG